From one Lysinibacillus sp. G4S2 genomic stretch:
- a CDS encoding ribosomal L7Ae/L30e/S12e/Gadd45 family protein, giving the protein MSYDRVRASQTIIGTKQAVKAMRDGSVKELFVALDADNWVTDLAITFAREIGVPVILVESKKELGKTCGIHVGAAVVAIAVE; this is encoded by the coding sequence ATGTCTTATGATAGAGTAAGGGCAAGTCAAACAATCATAGGTACAAAGCAAGCAGTAAAAGCAATGCGCGATGGTTCAGTGAAAGAACTTTTTGTGGCACTTGACGCAGACAATTGGGTAACCGATTTGGCCATTACTTTCGCGAGAGAAATCGGTGTGCCAGTTATTCTTGTTGAGTCCAAAAAGGAACTGGGCAAGACCTGTGGAATCCACGTTGGAGCAGCGGTTGTTGCTATTGCTGTAGAGTAG
- the rpoC gene encoding DNA-directed RNA polymerase subunit beta', producing MIDVNEFEYMKIGLASPDKIRSWSYGEVKKPETINYRTLKPEKDGLFCERIFGPTKDWECHCGKYKRVRYKGVVCDRCGVEVTRAKVRRERMGHIELAAPVSHIWYFKGIPSRMGLILDMSPRALEEVIYFASYVVIEPGATNLESKQLLSEKEYRAYREKFGNTFEASMGAEAIKRLLGKIDLEDETQSLKEELKSAQGQRRTRAIKRLEVVESFRNSGNSPEWMILDVLPVIPPELRPMVQLDGGRFATSDLNDLYRRVINRNNRLKRLLDLGAPSIIVQNEKRMLQEAVDALIDNGRRGRPVTGPGNRPLKSLSHMLKGKQGRFRQNLLGKRVDYSGRSVIVVGPNLKMYQCGLPKEMAIELFKPFVMKELVERGLAHNIKSAKRKIERLNNDVWDVLEDVIREHPVLLNRAPTLHRLGIQAFEPTLVEGRAIRLHPLVCTAYNADFDGDQMAVHVPLSAEAQAEARLLMLAAQNILNPKDGKPVVTPSQDMVLGNYYLTLEREAARGEGTIFYGPNEVLIAYDTGHVHLHTRIAIKASSLNNPTFTEEQNNMFLLTTVGKVIFNEILPKSFPFINEPTDFNLEQETPDKYFVNLTIDEETLKELEADATYNGLDEKGKVEAQRTAVLRKHFASVPVVNPFRKKFLGNIIAEVFKRFHITETSKMLDRMKNLGFKYSTRAGITVGVSDIVVLPDKGEILAVAQEKVDKVQAQFRRGFITEDERYDRVISSWSAAKDEIQAKLMKSLEKTNPIFMMSDSGARGNASNFTQLAGMRGLMANPAGRIIELPIKSSFREGLTVLEYFISTHGARKGLADTALKTADSGYLTRRLVDVAQDVIVREDDCGTDRGLTIGALMEGTELIEALDERIIGRHTKKTILHPETGEVILEKDGLIDQDIARTVIELGIEEVTIRSAFTCNTKHGVCKKCYGMNLATGEEVEVGEAVGIIAAQSIGEPGTQLTMRTFHTGGVAGDDITQGLPRIQEIFEARNPKGQSVISDIAGTVSDITEIREGLKEITIEGDVETRKYPAPYNARLKVQEGDFVERGQVLTEGSIDPKQLLKVKDVSTVQEYLLKEVQKVYRMQGVEIGDKHIEVMVRQMLRKVRVIEAGDTELLPGSLLDIHQFSEANADAVLNGKNPATCRPVILGITKASLETESFLSAASFQETTRVLTDAAIKGKRDELLGLKENVIIGKLVPAGTGMQRYRQIRIEKDELDTDELISAE from the coding sequence TTGATAGACGTTAATGAATTTGAATATATGAAAATTGGTTTAGCTTCTCCTGACAAGATCCGTTCTTGGTCATACGGTGAAGTTAAAAAACCTGAAACAATTAACTATCGTACTTTAAAACCAGAAAAAGATGGTTTATTCTGTGAGCGTATTTTCGGTCCAACTAAGGACTGGGAGTGTCATTGTGGTAAATACAAACGTGTACGCTATAAAGGCGTAGTTTGTGATCGTTGTGGAGTTGAAGTAACACGCGCTAAAGTTCGTCGTGAACGTATGGGTCACATCGAATTAGCAGCACCAGTATCTCATATCTGGTACTTCAAAGGTATTCCTAGCCGTATGGGTCTTATTTTAGATATGTCCCCACGTGCACTAGAAGAAGTAATTTACTTTGCTTCTTATGTTGTAATCGAGCCAGGTGCTACAAACTTAGAAAGTAAACAACTACTTTCTGAAAAAGAGTACCGTGCATATCGCGAAAAATTTGGCAACACATTCGAAGCATCTATGGGTGCGGAAGCAATTAAAAGATTATTAGGCAAAATTGATCTTGAAGATGAAACTCAATCTTTAAAAGAAGAGTTAAAATCAGCACAAGGTCAACGTCGTACACGTGCCATTAAACGTCTTGAAGTTGTTGAATCATTCCGTAACTCAGGTAACTCTCCTGAATGGATGATTTTAGATGTACTACCGGTTATTCCACCAGAGCTTCGTCCGATGGTGCAATTAGATGGTGGCCGTTTCGCAACTTCTGACTTAAACGATTTATATCGTCGTGTAATCAACCGTAATAACCGTTTAAAACGTTTACTAGACCTTGGTGCTCCAAGTATCATCGTACAAAACGAAAAACGTATGTTACAAGAAGCTGTTGATGCATTAATTGATAACGGTCGTCGTGGTCGTCCTGTAACAGGTCCTGGTAACCGTCCATTAAAATCACTTTCACATATGCTGAAAGGTAAACAAGGTCGTTTCCGTCAAAACTTACTTGGTAAACGTGTTGACTACTCAGGTCGTTCGGTTATCGTAGTAGGTCCAAACTTAAAAATGTACCAATGTGGTCTACCGAAAGAAATGGCAATTGAGCTGTTCAAGCCTTTCGTGATGAAAGAGTTAGTAGAACGCGGTCTTGCGCATAATATTAAATCTGCTAAACGTAAAATCGAACGTTTAAACAACGACGTATGGGACGTTTTAGAAGATGTAATTCGTGAGCATCCAGTATTACTTAACCGTGCACCAACGCTTCACCGTCTTGGTATTCAGGCCTTTGAACCAACATTAGTTGAAGGTCGTGCTATTCGTCTTCACCCATTAGTATGTACAGCTTATAACGCTGACTTCGATGGTGACCAAATGGCGGTTCACGTACCATTATCAGCAGAAGCACAAGCAGAAGCTCGTCTTCTAATGCTTGCAGCACAAAATATCCTGAACCCGAAAGACGGTAAACCAGTTGTAACACCATCTCAAGATATGGTATTAGGAAACTACTACTTAACACTTGAGCGTGAAGCAGCTCGCGGCGAAGGAACAATTTTCTATGGACCAAACGAAGTATTAATTGCATATGACACAGGTCATGTTCATTTGCATACTCGTATTGCGATTAAAGCAAGCTCGTTAAACAACCCAACATTCACTGAAGAACAAAATAATATGTTCCTATTAACGACTGTTGGTAAAGTAATCTTTAATGAAATTTTACCAAAATCATTCCCATTCATTAACGAGCCAACTGATTTCAACTTAGAGCAAGAAACACCAGACAAATACTTTGTTAACTTAACAATTGATGAAGAAACGTTAAAAGAGCTTGAGGCAGATGCTACTTATAATGGGCTTGATGAAAAAGGTAAAGTTGAAGCACAACGTACAGCTGTACTTCGCAAACATTTTGCATCAGTACCAGTTGTAAACCCATTCCGTAAAAAATTCTTAGGTAATATCATTGCTGAAGTATTTAAACGTTTCCACATCACTGAAACATCTAAAATGCTTGACCGCATGAAGAACCTAGGATTCAAATATTCAACACGTGCTGGTATCACTGTAGGTGTATCTGACATCGTCGTATTACCAGACAAAGGCGAAATTTTAGCGGTAGCTCAAGAAAAAGTAGATAAAGTTCAAGCGCAATTCCGTCGTGGTTTCATCACGGAAGATGAGCGTTATGATCGCGTTATCTCAAGCTGGAGTGCTGCGAAAGATGAAATTCAAGCTAAGCTGATGAAGTCGCTTGAGAAAACAAACCCAATCTTTATGATGTCTGACTCAGGTGCCCGTGGTAACGCATCTAACTTTACACAGTTAGCTGGTATGCGTGGTCTGATGGCCAACCCGGCTGGTCGTATCATCGAACTTCCAATTAAATCTTCATTCCGTGAAGGTTTAACGGTATTAGAGTACTTCATCTCAACTCACGGTGCTCGTAAAGGTCTTGCCGATACAGCCCTAAAAACTGCCGATTCAGGTTACTTAACACGTCGTCTTGTTGACGTTGCACAAGATGTTATCGTTCGTGAGGATGACTGTGGAACTGACCGCGGTTTAACAATCGGTGCGTTAATGGAAGGCACAGAGCTAATTGAAGCGTTAGATGAACGTATTATCGGTCGTCATACTAAGAAAACAATCTTGCATCCAGAAACAGGCGAAGTAATTTTAGAAAAAGACGGTTTAATCGACCAAGATATCGCTCGTACAGTTATCGAGCTTGGTATCGAGGAAGTAACAATCCGTTCAGCATTCACATGTAATACAAAACATGGCGTATGTAAAAAATGTTACGGCATGAACTTAGCAACAGGTGAAGAGGTTGAAGTTGGAGAAGCAGTTGGTATTATTGCGGCTCAATCAATCGGTGAACCAGGTACACAGTTAACAATGCGTACATTCCATACAGGTGGGGTTGCCGGGGATGATATTACACAAGGTCTTCCACGTATCCAAGAGATTTTTGAAGCACGTAATCCTAAAGGTCAATCAGTTATTTCTGATATCGCAGGTACTGTTTCAGACATCACTGAAATCCGTGAAGGTCTAAAAGAAATTACAATTGAAGGTGACGTAGAAACTCGTAAATACCCAGCACCTTACAATGCTCGTCTGAAAGTACAAGAAGGCGACTTTGTAGAACGCGGTCAAGTATTAACAGAAGGTTCTATCGATCCAAAACAATTGTTAAAAGTTAAAGACGTTTCAACAGTTCAAGAGTACCTGTTAAAAGAAGTACAAAAAGTATACCGTATGCAAGGGGTAGAAATTGGAGATAAACATATCGAGGTAATGGTTCGCCAAATGCTTCGTAAAGTACGTGTAATTGAAGCTGGTGATACAGAATTATTACCAGGCTCATTACTAGATATCCACCAATTCTCAGAAGCAAATGCAGATGCTGTGTTAAATGGCAAAAACCCTGCAACTTGTCGTCCTGTCATTCTTGGTATTACAAAAGCTTCTCTTGAAACAGAATCATTCTTATCTGCTGCATCATTCCAAGAAACAACACGCGTGTTGACAGATGCAGCCATTAAAGGTAAACGTGACGAGCTTCTAGGATTAAAAGAGAACGTAATTATCGGTAAACTTGTTCCTGCAGGTACTGGTATGCAACGTTATCGTCAAATCCGTATCGAAAAAGATGAGCTTGACACAGATGAGCTAATTTCTGCTGAATAA
- the rpsL gene encoding 30S ribosomal protein S12: MPTINQLVRKPRQSKSTKSKSPALNKGYNSFKKSLTDVKSPQKRGVCTRVGTMTPRKPNSALRKYARVRLTNQIEVTAYIPGEGHNLQEHSVVLIRGGRVKDLAGVRYHIVRGALDTAGVNGRLQSRSKYGTKRPKEKK; this comes from the coding sequence ATGCCTACAATTAACCAATTAGTACGTAAGCCTCGTCAATCTAAAAGCACGAAATCAAAATCACCAGCGTTAAACAAAGGATATAACTCATTTAAAAAATCTTTAACTGATGTTAAATCTCCACAAAAACGTGGTGTTTGTACTCGTGTAGGTACAATGACACCTCGTAAACCAAACTCAGCGTTACGTAAATACGCTCGTGTTCGTTTAACTAACCAAATTGAGGTTACAGCTTATATCCCAGGTGAAGGCCACAACTTACAAGAGCACAGTGTTGTTCTTATCCGTGGCGGACGCGTAAAAGACTTAGCGGGTGTTCGTTACCATATCGTACGTGGAGCTCTTGATACAGCTGGTGTAAACGGTCGTTTACAATCACGTTCTAAATACGGAACAAAACGCCCTAAAGAAAAAAAATAA